The genomic interval ACTTTTCTCCGTGAACAATTTATGGCTTCCATTGCAGTCCTCACACAGAATGAACCTGTAGCCGCCGCAGACCTCACAAACGCCGGAATCCGCCGTCGGCAACCCTTCAATCAGCTTCTTCAGCTCGCCAATCTCGTGTAACTGCCTGATTTCCTCTGCCCCGCCCATGTATTCCCCGCCGATGAAAACCGCCGGTAATGCCAACTCCTTTTTACCAAGTATTTGCTGTAATTCCGCCACAAAGCCCGAATCCATCGACAGATCTCGTTCGTCAATCGAAACACGAAACCCTCGGAGTATTGAGCGAACGGTCCGACAGTCCTCAAAAGTAGACCTCACAACACGTAGGCTGGTGAAGTAAACCACAATTCGTTTATCCGAAACAGGTCCAGCCTCAGATCGCGTCGGTACCTGCGGCGATTTAGTCGATTTAGGGTCATGAAATTTAAACCCCGGTTCAGACTCAGGTTGGAATCGAAGCTGCGATTGACCATCCGACGGAAGATTTGACCATGCTCTAAGCAAGGAATTAACAAATCGAACACGATGGAAGACGATTGAAGCCTTTCTAGAACTAGGTTTAGGGGTTTCCTCAGCGAAAAGTTCTTGAACGTCTTTGAAAGAGGAGCAAGAGAATGAAGACGATTGAGAAGACTTATCAGGAATCTGGACCATCGATTTACTCCACGACCGCCACATCGAGGCCGGAATTTCCGATAACGACGACGAAATCTTCCCTTTTTCGCCggaaatcaaaaacaaaaagcaaCCCAGAAGAAGAAATTATACCTCACGACGGCTGAAAATGCAGGGAAACTTCTGGATTGCTTGAAGCGAAGACTTCGATGATTCAAAGAGGAGCTgaagaaaaggggaaaaaggGTTTATTTGCAGAGGAATCAAGTTTTTTTCAGTTTTAGGttagaggagagagagagagagag from Benincasa hispida cultivar B227 chromosome 10, ASM972705v1, whole genome shotgun sequence carries:
- the LOC120089427 gene encoding uncharacterized protein At5g39865, which translates into the protein MWRSWSKSMVQIPDKSSQSSSFSCSSFKDVQELFAEETPKPSSRKASIVFHRVRFVNSLLRAWSNLPSDGQSQLRFQPESEPGFKFHDPKSTKSPQVPTRSEAGPVSDKRIVVYFTSLRVVRSTFEDCRTVRSILRGFRVSIDERDLSMDSGFVAELQQILGKKELALPAVFIGGEYMGGAEEIRQLHEIGELKKLIEGLPTADSGVCEVCGGYRFILCEDCNGSHKLFTEKSGFKTCTVCNENGLIRCHSCSSATF